Proteins encoded together in one Carya illinoinensis cultivar Pawnee chromosome 3, C.illinoinensisPawnee_v1, whole genome shotgun sequence window:
- the LOC122303993 gene encoding GPI-anchored protein LLG1-like yields the protein MASLNHFLCFSLFSFFLLSSLASSSTFLSNELLEFHGSTGRALLQTKKSCSVNFESQNYTILTSGCKGPQYTPEACCGAFKDFACPFADAINDLTTDCASTMFSYINLYGKYPPGLFANLCREGQLGLNCTNVEEPKERSNGGQMAATQSTLVMITASLLISFFHWF from the exons ATGGCTTCTTTGaatcattttctttgtttctctctcttttccttcttcctccTGTCAAGCTTGGCCTCCTCTTCCACGTTTCTTTCCA ATGAATTACTTGAGTTTCATGGATCCACTGGCCGTGCCCTCCTTCAGACGAAAAAAT CATGCAGTGTAAACTTTGAGTCTCAGAACTATACAATCCTCACCAGCGGGTGCAAAGGACCCCAATACACACCAGAGGCTTGTTGTGGTGCTTTCAAGGACTTTGCTTGCCCTTTTGCCGATGCAATTAATGATCTGACAACCGATTGCGCTTCTACCATGTTCAGCTACATCAACCTCTATGGAAAATACCCTCCGGGCCTGTTTGCAAACCTGTGCAGGGAAGGACAACTTGGACTTAATTGCACCAATGTAGAGGAACCCAAAGAGAGGAGCAATGGAGGTCAGATGGCTGCTACACAGTCCACACTGGTAATGATCACAGCTTCCTTGCTAATCTCATTCTTCCATTGGTTCTGA